The following coding sequences lie in one Candidatus Eremiobacterota bacterium genomic window:
- a CDS encoding aminotransferase class III-fold pyridoxal phosphate-dependent enzyme produces MNAVNAPSAGAGALHARYVLTPWVAQSGRTPPVIVRGEGSYLYDEDDRRYLDFSAGLVAVNLGHAHSGVATAIAEQARRLAYVAPTFANDRRAELARAIVEIAPWSEGARVFFTTGGGEANEDAIKFARSLTGRHKICSAYRSFHGSAPGAGTLSGENRRWPNEPGIPGVVRFFAPFPYRSPFHARDLDEEADRAIEHLETIVAYEGAANIAALLIEPVVGTNGVVVYPQAYLPRVRELCDRHGILLIFDEVMTGFGRTGAPFAAQRFDVRPDIITFAKGVTSAYVPLGGVALREGLAQHFDRRPLPSGHTFSGHPLAMAAGVAALRAYREERLFERAREIEAWLRARFESLARRHPVVGEVRGVGAFFGIELVSDRQTRAPLVPWQGATTLHDFFNDLLANGLYVLGRYNVAIVAPPLTIEPEQLDEGFAILDNALERLESRA; encoded by the coding sequence GTGCGTTGCACGCGCGCTACGTCTTGACGCCGTGGGTCGCGCAGAGCGGCCGCACCCCGCCGGTCATCGTGCGCGGCGAGGGATCATATCTCTACGACGAGGACGATCGCCGGTATCTCGACTTTTCCGCCGGCTTGGTCGCGGTCAACCTCGGGCACGCGCATTCAGGCGTGGCGACCGCAATTGCGGAGCAAGCGCGGCGGCTCGCCTACGTCGCCCCGACTTTTGCAAACGATCGGCGCGCCGAGCTCGCCCGCGCAATCGTGGAGATCGCGCCGTGGTCCGAAGGCGCGCGAGTCTTCTTCACCACCGGCGGCGGCGAAGCGAACGAAGATGCCATCAAGTTCGCGCGAAGCCTGACCGGCAGACACAAAATTTGTAGCGCCTACCGATCGTTTCACGGCTCAGCACCGGGTGCCGGAACGCTCAGCGGCGAGAATCGGCGCTGGCCGAACGAGCCGGGGATTCCCGGCGTCGTTCGCTTCTTCGCGCCGTTCCCGTACCGCAGCCCGTTCCACGCGCGCGATCTCGACGAAGAGGCCGACCGCGCGATCGAGCATCTCGAAACCATCGTCGCCTACGAGGGCGCTGCGAACATCGCCGCTTTGCTTATCGAACCCGTCGTCGGAACGAACGGCGTCGTCGTTTATCCCCAGGCGTATCTGCCGCGCGTGCGCGAGCTCTGCGATCGTCACGGCATCCTTTTGATCTTCGACGAAGTGATGACGGGATTCGGCCGCACCGGCGCGCCGTTCGCGGCCCAGCGATTCGACGTTCGCCCCGACATCATTACGTTCGCCAAGGGTGTGACGTCGGCGTACGTTCCGCTCGGGGGCGTCGCCTTGCGCGAAGGCCTCGCGCAACACTTCGATCGCCGTCCGCTGCCCAGCGGCCACACCTTTAGCGGACACCCGCTCGCAATGGCCGCCGGCGTCGCGGCGTTGCGCGCCTATCGCGAGGAGCGGCTCTTCGAGCGTGCTCGCGAGATCGAAGCGTGGCTGCGCGCGCGTTTCGAATCGCTTGCCCGGCGACATCCCGTGGTCGGCGAGGTGCGGGGCGTTGGCGCGTTCTTTGGTATCGAGCTGGTCTCCGATCGGCAGACTCGTGCACCGCTGGTTCCGTGGCAAGGCGCAACGACGCTTCACGATTTCTTCAACGATCTGCTGGCGAACGGCCTCTATGTGCTCGGACGTTACAACGTCGCCATCGTCGCACCGCCGCTGACGATCGAACCCGAGCAGCTCGACGAAGGGTTTGCGATCCTCGACAACGCCTTAGAGCGTTTGGAAAGCCGCGCGTAA
- a CDS encoding TPM domain-containing protein, whose amino-acid sequence MKGISMRYLRLTASLVAFAYTFALPAVARDFVQDQAGMFSGPTVAQLNARISSFNAQTGKDVVVVTTPSLGGATLQNAATSAFSQQNVNGVLIFIARDDRRDIIVPDRAGAQSNWFTPDVLRSIRTSMESQFRSENYDAGITGAVDGVLNVYRAHLGDVRASNGAAVPGQRSLSTGGFHISMFWWIIIAIVAFLLLRSILRAMSAPRSYGAPGAPPAGMPPSGPGYGPGYGGFGGGGSFWSGLLGGLGGAWLGNELFRGGGMGGGIAPTDAAQLPADSGAGWQSDAGQADLGGASAGDWSGGGFGGDAGGDFGGGGGDSGGGW is encoded by the coding sequence ATGAAGGGCATTTCGATGCGATATCTGCGGCTTACGGCTTCGCTCGTCGCGTTTGCCTACACGTTCGCTCTGCCCGCCGTCGCGCGCGACTTCGTGCAGGACCAGGCGGGGATGTTCTCAGGTCCGACCGTCGCGCAGCTCAACGCGCGAATTTCGAGCTTCAACGCCCAGACCGGGAAGGACGTCGTCGTCGTCACCACTCCTTCGCTCGGCGGCGCTACCCTGCAAAACGCAGCGACGTCGGCGTTTTCGCAACAGAACGTTAACGGCGTCCTGATTTTCATCGCGCGCGACGACCGCCGCGACATCATCGTCCCCGATCGCGCGGGAGCGCAGTCGAATTGGTTCACGCCCGACGTTTTGCGCTCGATTCGCACATCGATGGAGAGCCAGTTTCGCAGCGAAAATTACGATGCCGGTATCACCGGCGCCGTTGACGGCGTCCTGAACGTCTATCGGGCGCACCTGGGCGATGTACGCGCATCGAACGGCGCAGCGGTGCCGGGGCAGCGGAGCTTATCGACTGGAGGATTTCACATCTCAATGTTTTGGTGGATCATCATCGCGATCGTCGCGTTCTTGCTGCTGCGCTCGATTTTGCGCGCGATGTCGGCACCGCGCTCCTACGGCGCACCGGGCGCGCCGCCGGCCGGCATGCCGCCGAGCGGACCCGGATACGGGCCGGGGTACGGCGGTTTCGGCGGCGGCGGAAGCTTCTGGAGCGGATTGCTCGGCGGCCTTGGCGGAGCGTGGCTCGGCAACGAGCTCTTCCGCGGCGGCGGCATGGGGGGCGGCATCGCACCAACCGACGCCGCGCAGCTGCCGGCCGACAGCGGCGCGGGTTGGCAGAGCGATGCCGGACAGGCCGACCTTGGCGGCGCGAGCGCCGGCGACTGGAGCGGCGGCGGTTTCGGCGGTGACGCCGGCGGTGATTTCGGTGGGGGAGGCGGAGACAGCGGCGGCGGATGGTAG
- the mmsA gene encoding CoA-acylating methylmalonate-semialdehyde dehydrogenase: protein MRLQVHDKATRELIGEVEIARAAEAGAAVLRAHDAFEGWREIPVVERARCFFRYADALEGRREDLALLVSRENGKTLADARAEVRRGIEAVEFACGMPSLMMGDALADVARGIDSICVRRPLGVCVGITPFNFPAMIPLWMFPIAIAAGNTFVLKPSPQTPLTSELLLELAAKSGLPDGVLHVVHGDAETAQALISHPQVAAVSFVGSSNAARQVQEQAVRAHKRVQALGGAKNYLIVTPDAANRATCDAVIGAAFGGAGQRCLAGSVLVAVGDAGDVLGPMLVEAATRLRLGRGADDEVELGPVVSDEALARITGYVDRARNAGAHVLLEPRRANGSGAFASPAIFDRVDPNSELAQEEIFGPVLAIVRAAALDEAIAIANRSRYGNASSIFTRDGAAARSFASRIEVGMAGINVGIAAPMAFFPFGGVKDSIFGDLRCHGKDAVAFYTQQRVVVSRWPASE, encoded by the coding sequence ATGCGACTCCAAGTTCACGATAAGGCGACGCGCGAGCTCATTGGCGAGGTCGAGATCGCGCGCGCGGCCGAAGCAGGCGCGGCGGTACTCCGTGCCCACGACGCGTTCGAAGGTTGGCGGGAGATTCCGGTGGTCGAGCGCGCGCGCTGCTTCTTCCGCTATGCCGACGCACTCGAAGGCCGGCGTGAGGATCTCGCGCTTTTGGTTTCGCGCGAAAACGGAAAGACGCTCGCCGACGCGCGCGCCGAAGTCCGGCGCGGCATCGAGGCGGTCGAGTTCGCCTGCGGGATGCCGTCGCTGATGATGGGCGATGCGCTCGCCGACGTCGCTCGCGGAATCGATTCGATTTGCGTACGCCGTCCGCTCGGCGTCTGCGTCGGAATCACTCCGTTCAACTTTCCCGCGATGATCCCACTCTGGATGTTTCCGATTGCGATAGCCGCCGGCAATACGTTCGTGCTCAAGCCGTCGCCCCAGACGCCGTTGACGTCGGAGCTGCTGCTCGAGCTCGCAGCGAAATCCGGTCTTCCCGATGGTGTGCTCCATGTCGTGCACGGCGATGCCGAAACCGCGCAAGCATTGATCTCGCATCCGCAGGTTGCGGCGGTCTCCTTCGTTGGCTCTTCGAACGCCGCGCGACAAGTGCAAGAGCAGGCGGTGCGGGCCCACAAGCGAGTGCAAGCGCTCGGAGGCGCCAAGAACTATTTGATCGTCACGCCCGACGCCGCGAACCGCGCGACGTGCGATGCGGTCATCGGCGCGGCATTCGGCGGCGCGGGTCAACGGTGTTTGGCCGGATCGGTTCTCGTTGCGGTCGGCGATGCGGGCGATGTATTGGGGCCGATGCTGGTCGAGGCCGCAACGCGATTGCGCTTGGGCCGCGGGGCCGACGATGAGGTGGAACTTGGGCCGGTCGTCAGCGACGAAGCCTTGGCGCGCATCACCGGTTACGTCGATCGCGCGCGTAACGCCGGCGCGCACGTTCTTCTCGAGCCTCGTCGTGCGAATGGCTCCGGCGCCTTCGCATCGCCGGCGATCTTTGACCGCGTCGATCCCAATAGCGAGCTGGCGCAGGAAGAAATCTTCGGACCGGTTCTCGCGATCGTGCGGGCCGCGGCGCTCGATGAAGCGATCGCCATTGCCAACCGCTCCCGCTACGGCAACGCGTCCTCGATCTTCACGCGCGATGGCGCCGCCGCGCGCAGCTTCGCTTCGCGTATCGAGGTCGGCATGGCGGGAATCAACGTCGGTATCGCCGCACCGATGGCATTCTTTCCATTCGGCGGCGTCAAGGATTCAATTTTCGGCGATCTTCGTTGTCACGGCAAGGACGCGGTTGCATTTTACACGCAACAGCGCGTCGTCGTCAGCCGCTGGCCCGCATCCGAGTAA
- a CDS encoding APC family permease: MRNATRLKAGSLSFVEVLATSIALIGPSMTPILIAPYMYANAGNATWLAYLFGGGMLIVVALNINQFARRFTGAGSMYEYAAENLGPALGALAGWSLLWAYVLVAAAVIGAMALFVGLLLQDAGLLATPTVAADVVIAAIVGTVCWQAAYRGVQVSAVVMLILEAVSVSIILLLVAIVLTRHGFSVDVTQLTIKGGVPNWGLAVMTAVFSLVGFESATAFGGEAKRPLVTIPRAVIGSVVFASAFFIIATYAEIVGLAHAPKPLDQQTFPLGTLVALYHTGYLRVPIAIGALASAFSVCLACITTAGRVAYAMALANLFPAALARIEPRHDTPNIAVTVVTATTLAIAVAALAAGVAPIDAFNNCGTLSSFGFIVIYALISIAAYLYVKRIGALRWIDGAISALAVILLAVPAVSLVYSNPAPPQRWFPYYFIGFLAIGALWFGRRLTRMRASG; this comes from the coding sequence ATGCGAAATGCCACCAGGCTCAAGGCTGGATCGCTGAGTTTCGTCGAGGTCCTGGCAACGTCGATCGCACTGATCGGGCCAAGCATGACGCCAATTTTAATTGCGCCGTACATGTACGCCAACGCCGGCAATGCAACGTGGCTGGCCTATCTCTTCGGCGGCGGTATGCTGATCGTGGTCGCCCTGAACATCAACCAGTTTGCTCGCCGCTTTACCGGTGCCGGTTCGATGTACGAGTACGCGGCTGAGAATCTCGGCCCCGCGCTCGGTGCGCTCGCGGGATGGAGCTTACTCTGGGCCTATGTTTTGGTGGCCGCCGCGGTCATCGGCGCAATGGCGCTCTTCGTCGGTTTGCTGTTGCAAGATGCTGGGCTGCTCGCGACACCGACGGTTGCGGCCGACGTCGTCATCGCGGCGATCGTCGGGACCGTTTGCTGGCAAGCCGCGTATCGGGGCGTCCAAGTCTCGGCCGTCGTGATGCTTATTCTGGAAGCGGTCTCCGTGTCGATCATCCTGCTGCTCGTCGCAATCGTCCTAACGCGTCATGGATTTTCAGTCGATGTAACGCAGTTGACGATCAAGGGCGGCGTTCCCAATTGGGGTCTGGCGGTGATGACCGCCGTCTTTAGTTTGGTCGGTTTCGAAAGCGCGACGGCCTTTGGCGGAGAAGCAAAACGCCCCCTCGTGACCATCCCTCGCGCCGTGATCGGGAGCGTCGTTTTCGCGAGTGCTTTCTTTATCATCGCAACGTATGCGGAGATCGTCGGTCTCGCGCACGCGCCAAAACCGCTCGACCAGCAGACCTTTCCGCTCGGAACGCTGGTCGCTCTGTACCATACCGGTTACTTGCGCGTTCCGATTGCGATCGGCGCGCTCGCTAGCGCCTTTTCGGTCTGTCTTGCCTGCATTACGACGGCCGGCCGCGTTGCTTACGCAATGGCGCTCGCAAACTTGTTTCCTGCGGCCTTGGCTCGGATCGAACCTCGACACGATACCCCCAATATCGCCGTCACCGTGGTGACGGCAACGACGCTCGCGATTGCCGTCGCGGCGCTGGCCGCCGGCGTCGCCCCAATCGATGCTTTCAATAACTGCGGGACCTTAAGCTCGTTCGGGTTCATCGTTATTTATGCGCTGATTTCGATTGCCGCATATCTCTACGTGAAACGCATCGGAGCGTTGCGCTGGATCGACGGCGCAATCTCCGCGCTCGCGGTGATCCTCCTGGCGGTGCCGGCCGTTTCACTCGTCTATTCGAATCCGGCCCCGCCGCAACGCTGGTTTCCCTATTATTTCATCGGGTTCTTGGCGATCGGAGCGTTATGGTTCGGCCGCCGGCTTACTCGGATGCGGGCCAGCGGCTGA